ctcctggctCACACACCTGAGACAGgaagtgagagcttcaaagacgctAACAACCAAAGTAGGTCACAcacccagcctacttgggcatatcaaaacaaaaatacaggctgtagtaaacaaaaatacaacaaataaatataataacatatTTATGCCTCAGAgtcaacagtcagtatcaaatcacataaacaagtAGGCCAACGTggttccagcaagtgaccaaaataaagaaccagaaaacattccagaggaagataaggcaatggaactacctgagaaagaattcaaaagactaatatacagagctacccaagagatcaagaaggagatcatgcaAAGTTCAGACCAAGCCAATTAACACACAGacaagcaatagaagaattcaggaaaacaatacaagaataaAACAACAGAATAAACAGGCTGTTAGAAACCATACAGAaccagcaactagaaatccaaacgattaacaataatatttcagaattagacaactctgtagaaggtcataggagcagaattgagacaatggaagtcagaactagtgagattgaagataatcTCTTGACAGTAATTTGtctgaggaaaaaatcagaaaaaagaatgagaaaaaaatgaagaaagcctaagtaTTATGAGGAATACtatgaagaagaaaaacctaCGTGTGatcggagtaccagaacagggtggAAGGGGGAGGcaaggggataacagaaaacacagagagaattgttgaagatttgctggcaggaaacttccctaatatcatcaaagacaagaagatagttatccaagaaactcaacgaaCCCCACAGGGTACACCTGAAAAGAAAGcaaccaagacatatcataatcaaacttactaaaaccaaaaacaaagatagaatcttgagagtggctagggataaacaaaaagtcacctacaaaggagaaccaataagactaagctctgactactcagcagaaaccacataGGCAAGAAGACAaaaggatgacatatacaaagccttgaaagaaaaaagttgaCAGCCAAGAATTATGTAGCCAGGCTGCGCTCGCCCCTCCTTTTCCAGTAGAGAGGCACGCTGGCTTCTCCAGCCCCACATGCATCTTGGCAGGAACCACCTGGCCATCCGTAGCCGCTGCTGTCAGATGAGGTGACCCCGTCTGGAGCCCAGAGGCCTTGTGTGGCTATGAGGACATCACCATGCCTAAAGCACTGAAGGGAAAAAATGGAGGACGGGAAAAGAAAGTCATCCATCCACATAGTAGAAAAGCAGCTCAAATTATGAGAGAGGCccacaaaaaggaaaaattgaagaATGAAAAAGCCTTGCATCTCAACAGTATTGGTGAAAAACTGCAGTGGTTTCAAAATCACCTTGATTCCGAAAAAGTAGAATATTCAAAGAAAGACACTTGTGACCTGATTGAAAGTTATTTAAATCGATTCAGCAGTGAGTTGGAGGAGACTGAGTTACATAACAGCATCAAGGGCAGACAGGGAAGGCGACACAATTCCCAGGAGACAGTTATCAAACAGACGATGGAGCGTAGGCGACAGCAATATGAAGGATATGGCCTTGAGATACCAGACATTGTAGATGCCGGTAACCTGAAAACTTTCAGGGAGTGGGATTTTGATCTGAAGAAATTGCCAAacattaaaatgagaaaaacctGTGCTAATGATGCAATTCCCAAGAAATGCAAGAGGAAAAATGTTACAACTGTAGACAAAGTCTTAGAGGAATTGGAATTAAAAGATGAATCCAGATGAGGAATGACTCCAGTAACCTAACTGTCCTTGAGTTGAGAATAAATAACTTGAGAGCTTCAAGTTACACTCGCTGATTACAGCAAATAATTGTCTGGATATAAGAATTTGCTATTTAGCTCATTCCCTTACATGAAAAGAGTCCCATTTGCAGTTTTAAAACAATGTTTAGGATTTTTATTTAAAGCAATGTTATGATGAAAAATGAAAGTGGCTTTATTGCTTATATTAAATTGTTAAAATGGATAGCAGTGATTTGCAAAACCCATTtaacctgaatttctgggagttgaTATGAATGAGGacagaaaatgttttatttttgtccTGATGTTTATTTAGGACTGCCTAACTCAACTCAAcagctggcgtagtggttaagtgctacagctgctaaccaagaggtcagcagttcaaatccaccaggcgctccttggaaactccatggggcagctctactctgtcctatagggttgttaggagttggaatcaactcaacagcagtgggtttgggttttgtttttataactcaaCAGCAGTAGCTTTTGACCTCACATGTTGAGAGTAGACAGCAGCTTACTTTCTGAGAGATTCCTGTTAGCGTCTTTTGAACTGTCTTTCAGGAATAGTGTCACACTGACTTGCCTTTTAAACATAACCCTGTTTTCATCATAAAATAAgggaaaatggggataatggaATTCATATAGGCTGATGgattctacattattctatatgAATTCCATTATTATCTTCTGAGTCTGAGTTAAATGGTAAGAAATAAATAGTCTCTCATACTTAATCTGTTATCTTTTTACAAATGACTTCAGGTTAGCTCTTTTTGACTGTATATAATTTTCTGCTTTCTCATTCTGAAAAGTGATGGTTTGTTTGCAGAAACATAATTAAAGAttatagaactaaaaaaaaaaaaaattatgtatccaGCAatattgtctctcaaatacaatggtgaaattaggttattttcaggtaaacagaaattaaggaaatgtataaaaaccaaaccaaaatgacaagaaatattaaagggagtcctccagttagagagCCAACAttatcagacaacaatccaagactgggacacaggacagatcaaccagttatcaacccagacagagaattcacaaaaacaaatcagagttaaagactgaaaatagggaaccagagatatcaacATACAAGTGAAGcgaatgtcaaaacaaaaaagagggaataaacactgTAGTGATAGAATTTCCATATGGAAATGAAGTTAAGgtgataccaagaaataaaagacagtttaaacttagaaaaatagaggtggattttaatgtaaccacaaaggaaactaacaaacctacaaaaacaaaaataaaaaaagaagaaaaacgtaaagactcagcaaacacaaaatcaaaaatattgaaaaagatgaaaagaaaatacataaacaaaaagaactcagcacagaaaactaaatgaaacaaagaaactctcaacaccacacacaccaaaaaaaaaaaaaaaaaagatagcagtAAACAAACTCATACCTacaaataattacactgaatgtaaatggcctaaatgagacagtaaagagacagagagtggcagaatggataaaaaaagaaaaaaagatccatatatgtgctgtctacaagagacacatcttagacacaagaCGTAAATAAACTAAAgctcaaaagagagaaaaaaatatatcaagcaaacaaccaaggcagagcaggggtggcaatactgatctccaacaaaatagactttaaaggaaACTCCACCACAAAGGCTAAGgacggacactatataatgattaaagggtcaatacaccaggaggacataaccataataaatatatacacaacaaatgacagggatccaaaatacacaaaacaaactctaacagcattgaaaagagagagagacagctccacaataatagtagaagacttcaacatgcAACTTTCAGTGAAAcacagagcatctagaaagaaattcaataaagatatggaagatctaaatgccacaatcaatcaacttgacctcatagacatatacagaacactccacccaagagcagcaaagtatacattcttttccaacacacagaacattctccagaatagaccacattttagcccacaaagcaaaccttaccagaatccaaaacactgaaatgatGCAAAGTATCTGtactgatcataatgccataaaagtagaattcAATACCAGAaacagcaaggggaaaaaaaatcaaatacatgaaaactgagcaacaccttacttaaaaactactgggctaTACaaaaaatcaaggatggaataaatacatagaatcaaatgagagtgaagacacatcttaccaaaactttgggacatggtgaaagcagtgcttagaggacaatttatagcaataaatgcacacatacaaaaagaagaaaaggccaaaatcaaaacattaacactaCATCTCAAACAAAGagaaggagagcaacaaaactagtcctcaagcaccagaagaaagaaaataataaagattagagcaaaaataaattaaacagagaatagaaaaacaatttaaggaatcaacaagaccaaaagttggttctttgaaaagatcaacgaaatcaacaaatcattggccaaactgacaaaaggaaaagaggagaggaagcaaataacccaaataagaaatgagatgggtaatatcacaacagaacccaatgagataaaaaggatcattcacaacagaatactataaaaaattgtactccaacaaatttgaaaacctagaggaaatgaacaaatttctagaaacacactacctacctaaactaacacacaccaTGGTAGAAACACTAAATAAACCcacagcaaaagaagagattgatataaatatatcaacaacaacaacaacaaaaactcccaacaacaaaaaaaatcctggctctgatggcttcactggagaattctaccaaaatttcaggGAAGAGTTCACACCAATACTACTACGAAAGCTATATCAGAGCATAGAAACGGAAGAAATACTCCTtccttcattttatgaagccagcataaccctgataccaaagccaaacagaaagacaccacaaaaaaaagaaaactatggaccagtatccttcatgaacatagacgcaaaaatcttcaacaaaattctagccaataaaatttaaTGTCATATCAAAAAGTAATACATTTCAACTACGTGGGATTCGTATCAgttatgcaggggtggttcaaaaTTAGACAATCAATTAACATAAtctgccacataaataaaaaaccacatgatctcatcattcaatgcagaaaaggcatttgacaaagtccaacacacattcctgattcaaactcaggaaaataggaatagaagggaaattcctcaacataatcaaggccatttacacaaagccaacagccaacatcattctaaacagagagagactgaaagcattcctcttgagaacaggaaccagacaaggatgccctttatcaccactcttattccacattgtgctggaggtcctagctagaggaataaggcaaggaaaagaaataaagggcatccaaattggtaggcaagaggtaaaactatccctattcacagatgatatgatcttatacacagaaaaccgcaaagaatccacaagaaaactactagaactaatagaagatttcagcaatgtAGCAGAATACatgattaacatacaaaaatcagtatgattcctctacaccaacaaagagaactttgaaaaggaaatcgccaattcaataccatttataatagcccccaagaagataaagtacttaggaataaatctaaccagggtcaTAAAAGATGGATACAAAAAATGACTACaaaataaaacactactgcaagaaaccaaaagagacctacataggtggaaaaacataccttgctcatggataggaagaatcacCATTGTaaaactgtgaaaatgtcaattctacccaaagcaatctacagatacaatgcaatcctaatccaaattccaacatgtTTTAactagatggagaaacaaatcaacactttgtatataaaagaaagaggcaccagataagtaaaatattactgatgaaaaacaaagtgTGTGGCCTCACACTActggattttagaacctattatactgccacactagtcaaaacagcctggtactggtacaacaacagacacatagaccaactgaacaggattgagaacccagacataaatccctccatttatgagcagctggcATTTGataaagggtcaaagtccattaaatggggaaaggatggtctctttaacaaatggtgctggcataaatggatgttcatccataaaaaatgaaataggacccatacctcacaccatacacaaaaactaactcaaaatagatcaaagatctaaatataaaatctaaaatgataaagatcatggaagaaaaaatagggacagcactAGGGCCCCTAGTACacagcataaatagtatacaaactacaagaaacaatgcacaaacatcagaagagaaactagataactgggagctccaaaaaatcaaacacttatgctcatcaaaagacttcaccaaaagagtaaaatgagagCCCACGGACTGGaggaaaaattttggctatgacatatccaataaatgtctaatctctaaaatctacagaaaactgcaacaccttaacaacaaaaagacaaataaaccaattaaaaatgagcaaaagatatgaacagacacctcaccaaagaagacgttcaggcagctaacagacacatgaggaaatgctcacagtcattagccactagagaaatccAAGGCAAAACTACATCAAAATACCATCTTACTGTGATAATGCTGGcactaattcaaaaaacacaaaattacaaatgttggagagggtggagggagcttagaactcttatgcactgctggcggaAATGTagaatggtacgaccactttggaaaatgatatggtgctgccttgaaaagctagaaatataaatataatataatccaggaatcccactctgAGGAATATAACCTGGAGAaacaagagctgtcacacaaatagacatatgcacactcatattcattgtagcactattcacaacagcaaaaagatgtaaacaacctaagtgcctatcgaCAGATAAATGAACCAACAGATTGTGTTACATACAcgcaatgaaatactacgcaacgataaagtacaatgatgaatttgtgaaatatttcacaacatgaatgaatctggagggcattatgctgagtgaaataagtcagtcgaaaaaggacagatattgtatgagaccactattataagaactcgagaaaaggtttacacacagtaaaaggcactctttgatggttaggggggtgtggagggaggggaagggaaagccattaactagatagaagacaagtgtcaacttcggtgaagggtaggACGACACGCAAtgcagggaaagtcagcacacctggatcaaagcataGATATtgcctagacacatccaaacactttgacaGACCAagcagctggggctggggcctggggaccatggtctcagggacatccaggtcaattggcataacatagtttataaagaaaatattctacgtacattggtgaatagcatctagagtcttaaaaacttgtgagcaactaagatacatctattggtcccatcccacctggagcaaaggagaatgaagaaaatcaaagacgcaaggaaaatactagcccaaaggactaaagggccGTGTGAAACTGAAACTTCACCAGGCTGAGACCAAGTATCCTGGacaggagtacaggaaggcaacttcacagagctcccaaaagGGGACAGATTACCCGGGAACAAGGGATACACGTTTTTCTACCACCACCTTTTTTCTCTGTATAAGGACTCATTGCTTCCAACAGATCATGTTTGTTCAgatagagagacaccagctcatcGACTCctgggtccaccccacccccattgtCTGGCTCCTTAGTGCCATttttattggtttgtttgttttgcttttttctgttttgtttcggttttttttttcttttttgtttatttatttttgggtttttttttcttttgtcttttcttgtttcttctctctctcccccttccttcctttcctttctcccacctagcTAGCCGCTTGTGCTGTCCCCTGCCATTCTTAATGTGCTGTGCCACATAACACGGCTGAACAGCCACTGTTGCATGAACTCCCCGGGCCCACACTGCCCCCACTGACAGTCTACCAGTACATGGCCTCACCACATCTGTCCCACCTCACTTGCAAATCCTACTGTGCcacaattttatttccttttttgttattgttcttgctttttttggctttggttttgctCTATTCTCTCTCTTATTTCTCTCAtccacttagctctgcacatcacatcctttcgcttccctcctgcctatctgcactgagCACCAAACGCTGTGCCACCAAGAGGCACCAACGCAGTCCCTCAGACACCCCCCGCACTACCCCCAGCCACACTCTGTTGGCCCCAGTTCATGCCACAAAGGACAAATCCCTGcccatcccccccacccccgctagGCCTGTTCTGCTTCACCATAGGTCAGCAACTGGACCTGCCCAGCCAGGACGAGGTGGAGGGAAGTATCATACCCACATacgagcaagcaacaaaacatgcccagcccacctgcccaaaaacagccaaataaaacaaaaaatcaggtcaaaacaaaaaaatctacaatccataaataaagaaaataattctgaATGTCCTTGGGATggcaaacaatatcaaaacatatcaaaaacaggacaggatggctccagaaagtggccaaaataaaacaccaggtgatcttctgctagaagaaaaggcactggagctATCTAATAGGAAATTCAAAACTTTAATATTCAAGGCTCTCCAAGAGATgagggaaaatgcagacaaaaataagaaaaaaaatagacaaattcatggaaaatacagatgaaatcagggaaaacacaaacaaagcaatggaagaattcaggaaaataatacaggaacaaaatgtcaaaataaataaacaattagaaatcattaaaaaaaacagcaattagaaatccaaaagataaacaataaggtttcacaaatggacagtgcaatagaaggttttaggagtaaatttgaaacaatgaaagacaggatcagtgaaattgaaaacaaatccttggataccactttgtttcaggaaaaatcagaggaaagaatgaagaaaaatgaagaaaccctgataatgacgtgggatacaatcaaaagcaaaaatttgcatgtgatcggAGGACCAAAATGGGGAGAAAGCAgaaaacagagaggatcattgaagatttactGATAAAAATTTCCTCAGtatcatgaaagaggaaaagctgaccatccaagaagctcagtgaaccccacataggatagacccccccaaaaatcaccaagacatatcgtaatcacacttgctaaaacaaaagacaaagaaagaaccctgagagcacttcaagaaaaatgaaaagtcatatacaaagtagaaataataagaaaaaggtctgattactcagcagaaactatgcaggcaaggaggcaaagggatgacatatatatataaacccttgaaagaaaaagattgccaacctagaataatatattctgcaaaactcttgctcaagtatgatggtgaaattaagatatttccagataagcagaaattaaggaaatatgtaaaaattaaaccaaacttacaagaattgcTGAAAGGAGCCCTTCAGTTAGAGAAGCAACAACataagacaacaacctgaataCAGGACACAGGAGAGCATCAGCCAGATAGCAATCTAGATTATAAACtctcaaagaaaaaacaaaactaaaagatttacaacagaatCAGAGtgatcaatctgtaaatgacaacaacatcagaacaatagaAGAGGGTACAAACagggtaggtatagaactttcaaatggaggggaagtcaaggtgatagtAAGTAATAAAAGACCAGTTCAAACTTACaaagatggggtaaatttcaagataaccacaaagaaaattaacaaacctactcattagaataaagaaacaaaacatagtctcagtaaacacaaaatctacaaaaaaagaaagaaatggaaaaaaacacagacaaaaggaattcagcacagaagaaaaagaggaatgaagaaaaaatcAGCGTCACAAAAAGCACTAcgaaatgacagcaataagctcACACCTATCTATAGTCACACTGAACattaatggcttaaatgcactgatagagagtgacagaatggataaaaaacagggCACATCAATATGCTGTGtacaagacacaccttagaaacaaagacataaatacattaaaaatcaagggatggaaaaaatatataccaagcaaataGCAACcacaaaagagcaggaatggcaatactgatctc
The DNA window shown above is from Loxodonta africana isolate mLoxAfr1 chromosome 20, mLoxAfr1.hap2, whole genome shotgun sequence and carries:
- the LOC100675658 gene encoding translation machinery-associated protein 16-like, with translation MPKALKGKNGGREKKVIHPHSRKAAQIMREAHKKEKLKNEKALHLNSIGEKLQWFQNHLDSEKVEYSKKDTCDLIESYLNRFSSELEETELHNSIKGRQGRRHNSQETVIKQTMERRRQQYEGYGLEIPDIVDAGNLKTFREWDFDLKKLPNIKMRKTCANDAIPKKCKRKNVTTVDKVLEELELKDESR